In one window of Helianthus annuus cultivar XRQ/B chromosome 17, HanXRQr2.0-SUNRISE, whole genome shotgun sequence DNA:
- the LOC110926493 gene encoding COP9 signalosome complex subunit 5a: MDPYSFSSSAAMAQQTWELENNIVTMEAPQSSESDAIFYYDEAAQAKFQQEKPWLNNPHYFKRVKISALALLKMVVHARSGGTIEVMGLMQGKTDGDAIIVMDAFALPVEGTETRVNAQADAYEYMVEYSQTNKQAGRLENVVGWYHSHPGYGCWLSGIDVSTQMLNQQYQEPFLAVVIDPTRTVSAGKVEIGAFRTYPEGYKPSDEPVSEYQTIPLNKIEDFGVHCKQYYSLDVTYFKSSLDCHLLDLLWNKYWVNTLSSSPLLGNGDYVAGQISDLAEKLEQAEGQLSHSRFGPLIAPTQRKKEEESQLAKITRDSAKITVEQVHGLMSQVIKDILFNSVRPSHKSQPESSGPEPMVQS; this comes from the exons ATGGATCCCTACTCGTTCTCCTCATCGGCGGCCATGGCGCAACAGACATGGGAGCTTGAAAACAACATCGTAACAATGGAGGCTCCTCAGTCTTCCGAATCAGACGCCATCTTCTACTACGACGAGGCCGCTCAGGCCAAGTTCCAGCAAGAGAAACCATGGCTCAACAACCCTCACTacttcaaacgggtcaaaatctcAGCCCTAGCTTTACTCAAGATGGTGGTTCATGCTCGCTCCGGTGGAACCATCGAAGTCATGGGCCTTATGCAGGGGAAGACTGACGGAGATGCGATTATTGTTATGGACGCTTTTGCCCTTCCGGTTGAAGGTACCGAAACTAGGGTTAATGCTCAGGCGGATGCGTATGAGTATATGGTTGAGTATTCTCAGACTAATAAACAG GCAGGGAGATTGGAAAACGTTGTTGGGTGGTACCATTCGCATCCTGGTTACGGATGCTGGTTGTCTGGCATTGATGTTTCTACTCAAATGCTGAACCAGCAGTACCAGGAGCCTTTCCTGGCTGTTGTTATAGACCCAACAAGAACAGTTTCCGCTGGAAAAGTTGAGATCGGCGCGTTTAGGACGTACCCTGAAGGATATAAGCCGTCGGATGAGCCTGTGTCGGAGTATCAAACTATTCCTCTGAACAAGATTGAAGACTTCGGTGTTCATTGCAAACAG TATTACTCGTTGGATGTTACTTATTTCAAGTCATCTCTTGATTGTCACTTGTTGGATCTTCTGTGGAATAAGTATTGGGTTAATACCCTTTCGTCTTCTCCTTTGCTTGGGAATGGTGACTATGTTGCAGGACAAATATCAGATCTTG CTGAAAAACTGGAACAAGCTGAAGGTCAGTTGTCCCATTCACGGTTCGGACCTCTCATAGCACCTACCCAAAGAAAGAAAGAG GAAGAATCACAACTTGCTAAAATTACACGGGATAGTGCAAAGATCACTGTTGAGCAGGTTCATGGTTTAATGTCACAG GTTATCAAGGACATACTCTTTAATTCAGTTCGTCCATCGCATAAATCTCAGCCAGAGTCATCAGGACCCGAGCCTATGGTTCAATCATGA